Proteins found in one Crassostrea angulata isolate pt1a10 chromosome 3, ASM2561291v2, whole genome shotgun sequence genomic segment:
- the LOC128177160 gene encoding gigasin-6 isoform X1: MNNTQGASFVKMSSRNLLYSSVVLFLVLFYCHGGPLEDQIRSTIQEVYKNCRRDKNPGVIVSVVKDGQNVLTEALGVKDKISGEAITTDTLFGLGGISALFANILIAKKNAEYADSNNPDSTLEMDEDTTLRNLFGNNKLFEKSKLRSRYATSLDVMSHRLGFKNTPYLFLDDTVTRGDPVIQRISSMKPRGRFRDSFYYNELMYSILTTIGERLGRDSWENLVKNEIYTPLGMAKSKFFTTVEPSTVDIARAYKEDDGSLFPVPFEFLKKWSSLCSTTCVLSSANDMSKFMNYLLGNGSIPGTNDVLLAKKIHRDLFDAYNRLQDPSIEDYFLTIRGVPVSRTHFAYAMGIKRGMYNNERILETADDMHGYNTLMTLFPDRNLGIFIAMTGEDKKDLFRTALSSYISDLYLDKEPWLNSSLLCTFPEPFMKGPDPDTPKVHPVVPLGRLPTDFTGTYTNDIYGKMEIIDKSGVLEAKYGYATFDLQREETTSLKFNMFPTGLIRHMFSVDDLRFRERKNSTYIEAFTVDKFDDAKFERVQPVTTTTTTTTEKPAGGIAIPL; the protein is encoded by the exons ATGAATAATACACAAGGTGCTTCATTCGTTAAAATGTCCTCTAGAAATCTCCTCTATTCTTCTGTGGTCCTTTTTCTTGTTTTGTTCTACTGTCATGGCGGCCCTTTAGAAGACCAAATCAGAAGTACGATACAAGAGGTTTATAAAAACTGTCGAAGGGATAAAAATCCAGGGGTCATTGTTTCTGTGGTGAAAGATGGTCAAAATGTCCTGACGGAGGCCCTCGGGGTCAAGGACAAAATATCTGGAGAGGCCATTACCACCGATACTCTCTTTGGGTTAGGAGGAATTTCAGCTTTATTCGCCAATATTCTTATCGCTAAGAAAAATGCAGAATATGCCGA TTCAAACAACCCAGATTCTACTCTCGA aATGGACGAGGACACTACTCTACGAAACCTTTTTGGAAACAATAAGCTTTTTGAGAAATCCAAGCTACGATCCCGGTATGCTACATCTCTGGATGTCATGTCGCATCGGTTGGGATTCAAAAATACTCCTTACTTGTTCTTAGACGATACGGTTACCCGAGGCGACCCCGTCATACA acGAATAAGTAGCATGAAGCCAAGAGGGCGTTTTAGGGACAGCTTTTACTACAATGAGTTGATGTACAGCATCCTCACTACGATTGGCGAACGACTTGGTAGAGATAGTTGGGAGAATCTTGTTAAAAACGAGATCTATACCCCCCTCGGAATGGCTAAATCCAAATTCTTCACCACTGTGGAGCCCTCAACAGTCGACATTGCCAGAGCCTACAAAGAGGACGACGGCTCTCTGTTCCCAGTTCCGTTCGAGTTCTTGAA aaaATGGTCTAGCTTGTGCAGCACAACATGTGTCCTTAGTAGTGCAAACGACATGTCTAAATTCATGAATTATCTCCTTGGCAACGGAAGCATTCCTGGAACAAACGACGTGTTACTGGCCAAGAAAATTCACCGTGATTTGTTCGATGCTTATAACCGTCTGCAAGATCCAAGCATTGAAGACTATTTCCTGACCATAAGGGGTGTCCCCGTATCTAGGACTCACTTTGCGTATGCCATGGGAATCAAACGAGGAATGTACAACA atgaaaGAATTCTGGAGACTGCTGACGACATGCATGGTTACAACACCCTGATGACCCTTTTCCCTGACCGAAATCTTGGAATATTCATCGCAATGACTGGAGAAGACAAAAAGGATCTTTTCAGAACTGCTCTCAGTAGCTACATTTCAGACTTGTATCTCGATAAAGAACCATGGTTAAACTCTTCTCTACTTTGCACGTTCCCTGAACCCTTCATGAAGGGACCTGACCCCGACACCCCCAAAGTCCACCCGGTCGTGCCACTTGGTCGACTTCCGACAGATTTCACTGGAACGTATACTAACGACATCTACGGGAAAATGGAAATCATTGACAAAAGTGGAGTCTTGGAGGCAAAGTACGGCTACGCTACTTTCGACCTTCAGAGAGAAGAGACAACGTCTCTCAAGTTTAACATGTTCCCGACTGGACTTATAAGACATATGTTCTCTGTGGATGATCTGAGATTTAGGGAAAGAAAGAACTCCACATATATCGAAGCGTTTACTGTTGACAAATTCGATGATGCTAAGTTCGAGAGAGTTCAGCCGGttaccaccaccaccaccaccaccacggaGAAGCCAGCCGGCGGGATAGCCATTCCGCTATAA
- the LOC128177160 gene encoding gigasin-6 isoform X2, whose protein sequence is MNNTQGASFVKMSSRNLLYSSVVLFLVLFYCHGGPLEDQIRSTIQEVYKNCRRDKNPGVIVSVVKDGQNVLTEALGVKDKISGEAITTDTLFGLGGISALFANILIAKKNAEYAEMDEDTTLRNLFGNNKLFEKSKLRSRYATSLDVMSHRLGFKNTPYLFLDDTVTRGDPVIQRISSMKPRGRFRDSFYYNELMYSILTTIGERLGRDSWENLVKNEIYTPLGMAKSKFFTTVEPSTVDIARAYKEDDGSLFPVPFEFLKKWSSLCSTTCVLSSANDMSKFMNYLLGNGSIPGTNDVLLAKKIHRDLFDAYNRLQDPSIEDYFLTIRGVPVSRTHFAYAMGIKRGMYNNERILETADDMHGYNTLMTLFPDRNLGIFIAMTGEDKKDLFRTALSSYISDLYLDKEPWLNSSLLCTFPEPFMKGPDPDTPKVHPVVPLGRLPTDFTGTYTNDIYGKMEIIDKSGVLEAKYGYATFDLQREETTSLKFNMFPTGLIRHMFSVDDLRFRERKNSTYIEAFTVDKFDDAKFERVQPVTTTTTTTTEKPAGGIAIPL, encoded by the exons ATGAATAATACACAAGGTGCTTCATTCGTTAAAATGTCCTCTAGAAATCTCCTCTATTCTTCTGTGGTCCTTTTTCTTGTTTTGTTCTACTGTCATGGCGGCCCTTTAGAAGACCAAATCAGAAGTACGATACAAGAGGTTTATAAAAACTGTCGAAGGGATAAAAATCCAGGGGTCATTGTTTCTGTGGTGAAAGATGGTCAAAATGTCCTGACGGAGGCCCTCGGGGTCAAGGACAAAATATCTGGAGAGGCCATTACCACCGATACTCTCTTTGGGTTAGGAGGAATTTCAGCTTTATTCGCCAATATTCTTATCGCTAAGAAAAATGCAGAATATGCCGA aATGGACGAGGACACTACTCTACGAAACCTTTTTGGAAACAATAAGCTTTTTGAGAAATCCAAGCTACGATCCCGGTATGCTACATCTCTGGATGTCATGTCGCATCGGTTGGGATTCAAAAATACTCCTTACTTGTTCTTAGACGATACGGTTACCCGAGGCGACCCCGTCATACA acGAATAAGTAGCATGAAGCCAAGAGGGCGTTTTAGGGACAGCTTTTACTACAATGAGTTGATGTACAGCATCCTCACTACGATTGGCGAACGACTTGGTAGAGATAGTTGGGAGAATCTTGTTAAAAACGAGATCTATACCCCCCTCGGAATGGCTAAATCCAAATTCTTCACCACTGTGGAGCCCTCAACAGTCGACATTGCCAGAGCCTACAAAGAGGACGACGGCTCTCTGTTCCCAGTTCCGTTCGAGTTCTTGAA aaaATGGTCTAGCTTGTGCAGCACAACATGTGTCCTTAGTAGTGCAAACGACATGTCTAAATTCATGAATTATCTCCTTGGCAACGGAAGCATTCCTGGAACAAACGACGTGTTACTGGCCAAGAAAATTCACCGTGATTTGTTCGATGCTTATAACCGTCTGCAAGATCCAAGCATTGAAGACTATTTCCTGACCATAAGGGGTGTCCCCGTATCTAGGACTCACTTTGCGTATGCCATGGGAATCAAACGAGGAATGTACAACA atgaaaGAATTCTGGAGACTGCTGACGACATGCATGGTTACAACACCCTGATGACCCTTTTCCCTGACCGAAATCTTGGAATATTCATCGCAATGACTGGAGAAGACAAAAAGGATCTTTTCAGAACTGCTCTCAGTAGCTACATTTCAGACTTGTATCTCGATAAAGAACCATGGTTAAACTCTTCTCTACTTTGCACGTTCCCTGAACCCTTCATGAAGGGACCTGACCCCGACACCCCCAAAGTCCACCCGGTCGTGCCACTTGGTCGACTTCCGACAGATTTCACTGGAACGTATACTAACGACATCTACGGGAAAATGGAAATCATTGACAAAAGTGGAGTCTTGGAGGCAAAGTACGGCTACGCTACTTTCGACCTTCAGAGAGAAGAGACAACGTCTCTCAAGTTTAACATGTTCCCGACTGGACTTATAAGACATATGTTCTCTGTGGATGATCTGAGATTTAGGGAAAGAAAGAACTCCACATATATCGAAGCGTTTACTGTTGACAAATTCGATGATGCTAAGTTCGAGAGAGTTCAGCCGGttaccaccaccaccaccaccaccacggaGAAGCCAGCCGGCGGGATAGCCATTCCGCTATAA
- the LOC128178945 gene encoding protein flp-like produces the protein MCKMTADSKILLWMVILLAYVALIVASDLNYENTVDPVITQAMQCRPRIPGLSIAVVKDGKALLSKGYGLANLQNGTPVTEFTLFRLASITKAVSATLLVKLLQHSSNHNIYTNLRTFYDSSFEFSNTIRTENANIRDILSHALAIPKHDFLRLNPKLTRANFPSVFKHLKSIYPFRETYTYTNVAFGLSTTISESLGGKSWEDLVQSELFSPLGMFNSSFISKTKVGSHVAKGYTNDVTKSTTVEVHPDIYDSWEKICGSICLMSCAHDMAKWMKFHLSGGLNEIGNRIMLSETLKSTYKARNSITSLGISKYFSKPKVPHTTSEDNYALGWRNGHYREYKILRHTGTILGYSSLITLIPDMNIGIFTTMNGQDSDFIFRTLLHNYLADVALGEDTWLNSSTICSFPEPWFSTPSETLHLIGKSNRLTRSPLEYVGHYHNDAYGDLHIFRNSSTGFIDMKYGVAFWNLYPKHSHDQFAAEGYGILEGLSPYNLHTIRFYHETHSNGSISSVEVTSFEPKDPPVFIKVSSYVDSSVILG, from the exons ATGTGTAAGATGACTGCCGATTCAAAAATTTTGTTATGGATGGTGATACTGTTGGCTTACGTGGCATTAATTGTGGCCTCAGACTTAAATTACGAGAACACCGTAGATCCGGTGATCACACag GCAATGCAATGTCGTCCGCGAATCCCTGGCCTGAGCATCGCAGTCGTCAAAGATGGCAAAGCTCTGCTATCTAAGGGATACGGATTGGCTAACCTCCAGAATGGAACCCCGGTCACCGAATTTACTCTGTTTCGATTGGCGTCAATCACCAAAGCAGTTTCTGCGACTCTATTGGTGAAACTGCTACAGCACAGCTCAAA cCACAACATTTACACGAACTTGAGAACGTTTTACGACAGCAGTTTCGAGTTCTCGAACACCATTAGGACAGAGAATGCAAATATCCGGGACATTTTATCACATGCACTAGCCATCCCTAAACATGACTTCTTACGATTGAACCCCAAACTTACCAGAGCAAACTTTCCAAG tgTTTTCAAACATCTGAAGTCGATTTATCCTTTCCGAGAGACTTATACGTATACAAACGTCGCCTTTGGGCTCTCTACGACAATTTCCGAGAGTTTAGGCGGGAAATCATGGGAAGACCTGGTTCAGAGCGAGTTGTTCTCGCCTCTTGGAATGTTCAAttcttcttttatttcaaaaacgaAAGTAGGAAGCCATGTGGCAAAAGGTTATACCAATGATGTCACCAAATCGACAACAGTAGAGGTTCATCCTGATATTTACGA CTCTTGGGAGAAGATATGTGGATCAATATGTCTCATGAGTTGTGCTCATGATATGGCTAAGTGGATGAAATTCCATCTCAGTGGTGGATTAAACGAAATTGGAAATCGCATCATGTTGTCAGAAACACTTAAGTCCACCTATAAGGCGCGTAACTCCATTACATCTCTTGGAATAAGTAAATACTTTTCGAAGCCGAAGGTTCCCCACACAACGAGTGAAGACAACTACGCCCTGGGATGGAGAAATGGTCATTATAGAG aatataaaatattacgTCATACGGGAACCATCCTCGGATATTCATCGTTGATTACTCTCATTCCGGATATGAACATTGGAATCTTTACGACAATGAACGGACAAGATTCTGACTTCATCTTCCGAACTCTTCTCCACAATTACTTAGCAGACGTCGCTTTGGGGGAAGACACGTGGCTAAATTCCAGTACGATATGCTCTTTTCCCGAACCATGGTTCTCAACACCGTCAGAAACGTTACATTTAATCGGTAAATCTAACAGACTCACCAGATCGCCTTTGGAATACGTCGGGCATTATCACAATGATGCATATGGGGATTTGCACATTTTTCGGAACTCCTCCACAGGGTTTATAGACATGAAATATGGTGTTGCATTTTGGAACCTTTACCCAAAGCATTCCCACGACCAGTTTGCGGCTGAGGGATATGGTATTTTGGAAGGCCTTTCTCCGTATAATCTGCACACAATTAGGTTTTACCATGAAACACATAGTAATGGATCCATTTCTAGTGTTGAAGTCACAAGCTTTGAACCTAAAGACCCTCCCGTGTTCATCAAAGTTTCCAGCTATGTAGATTCTAGTGTCATTTTAGGGTAA